The following nucleotide sequence is from Phacochoerus africanus isolate WHEZ1 chromosome 6, ROS_Pafr_v1, whole genome shotgun sequence.
TTGCCTGACCTAGATCAATTCTGCAGAACTAACTCAGAATCAGTAAGGTACTTTTTCAATAGTTGAAGCCGTAATCTATATGCTATTTTCCTACCGGTTGTTTATCGCTAGAACTTTTTAtcatttacaaagcactttctgCTTCTTCACATACATTGTGTGCCCTTTAATCATTAATGCCACTATAAGATCATGTTACCCAGCTGGGATTTAATGCAACAGCCTCAGCTCATCCAAGTGATATGGGAAGCAGAGCACAGGACTTAGACGACAGGGGCTCTAGCCCCTGTTCTGCCATTAAACTACAGGTGTGTTATTGGAGAAACATCCTAACTTGTCTAAACTCAGCTTTCTCTCCAATTTTGCCAACCTCAGTGAAGGTAAATTGTCATTTCTTATACATTGTTGTCCTTATTATGCAAATTGGCATTTGGAAGTAGCTAACTGAGCCAGAAAGAGCACAGACTCCAGGGTAAGACAGTTTTGACTTGTTTTGACTCTGAGCTACATCACATAAGAGATGGATAAACTTGTGccagttacttaatctctctgagccagTTCTCTTATACTGAGACATACTAATGATTAGATTAGATAAGGAGTATAAAAATACTTGCAGATTTTTCAAGTGCTGTATAAAACCCTGGTTATCATCCTTCTTGTTTGGCCAGGTTGAAGAATGGCATAGAACAACATTTCTTGGAGTGCTTCGTGTGCCACTGAATTCTGAGAGTATTTAACAGGTGTGCCTTTAAAAAGTTATCGGCAACTGCAGAATAGCTTAGTAAGTAAACGCTTTGAGAAGTTCTGCTGTGGGGAGATCTGCTTAACTGTTTATCCCGTCATTTTCCCATGTCCTTAAACCTGGAACACATGTTAACAGCTTGTGGGGATCAAGCATgagagatgcaggaaaagctgTGTTTTCACCAGGTGACTCTCATGATAAGCTATttagaaacaaaacccaaaatgataaaaatactctCCATTCCATCACCCATTGACTTACCCTTTGCCATGTGCCTATTTGCTAGAAAACAACTAAATATGTATGCACCTACACATGTAAATGTGAGGAGAAATTTAGCTTGAATTTTAAGAAACGTCTTAAATCCTGAAGGAAGAAGACATCTAGATATAATTGATTGTGGGTATGAAGACCAAACACTGTTTCCACTGGGCATTTATAATTCCCATTGGCTGAAGTGCCCTCTTCATAGCTTCTGGAATCACACGATATGAACAAGAAAGCAAAGTACTTTCTCATTCATTTGTAGGTACGATTCCTTTAAAGCCATGATTGCTTTTTTCACATGGTAGAAAATATTCACTTCATTATTTCAAATGGCTCTTTTCTAGTATCAACTCCTGTGACTTTAAAAGCTGACATTAATTTCCCATTagtaaactttaattaaaatgagTATGTATCCCGCTTTGGGTGGTTGCATTTGTAACAAATGTCCGAATACATGCAAATCTTGTCCAAAATGTTTCCAATAGCTTTTTCTGAACAAGCAAACACTTTGATGTCTTTTCAAAGGATTTTATCTGCAGAGAGCTTTTAGCATCTGGCTCTTACCTAAAATGACTAGAATGCTATGGAAATACAATGGATAGTTACCAACCTAGCTAAAATCTATTCTATTGATCTTAGAAAGTAGCATGTTAAAAACATGAGTAATGATCTCTGAGCTTTGAACCATTCATACCCTGGTGTTTTCTGCAAACCTTGTGTACAATGCATTGcaaagaaaagctagaaaaagcaGAAGGATGTTCCTCATTTAAAGAACCACAGTGCTCAAAGATAATGTTCTTACACAGTGATCCGAGATGCACTGCATCTCACCAGCTTATCACCAAAGATGCATCCCCCAAGTTCCCTTCAAATAGTCTACACTCAGAGAAGTTGAAACAGTTCCGAGTGCGTCTGAGAGTCAAACCCCATGAATTCTGATCCCATGTCAAATTCCTACATCCAGCTAAAGTTTTTTGTTCTGCTTTGCTTTGCCTTTAACATCCTAAGGCGAAAATGAGGCTGAGTCTTAGACCAAGCTTCCACCTAGTTACCCCATTATCCTTCAACTACTTAACCAGAATCCAAGAACAGTAGGATTAGATAACTTAGATATGCATATTAAATACATTATTCCGCATAGGTAGACAAACATCTGAAAACATGTCCAGCAATACTTCCTCCCAGATGACTTTGCATTAGCAGAATAAACTTCAAAGCCCTTAAGGAAAACAGGgtagaaatgtttaacaaaaaggAGCCACATGACTACAGTTTCTCCAAGGGTTGGGCTGGTTAATGTATTTGTCTGAGAAGTTGGGGTTTTCCTTGGCATCCAACCCTCCccgcttccctccttcccttggaCAGCTTTGCCATATGGCCAGTTGACCCAGTGGCTGTGGTCTCACTGAGATGTGTTTAGGTCCTTGTCTTTTCCTAATTATTTCTgactttctgcattttctatcCTGAGATATCAACATCATTTTTCAACTGGGAAAATGTTTGGTTTAGCAGGTCTAGTAAACACAACCATAATGAAAAGGACTTCCTCAGACTTAGAGTTTGAGATCTGATTTTTCATGCCATATCAATCTGTAAGAAGCATAGGTAGTTCTTCAGTTAATAGAACTGAGAAGTGTTTGCATTAACATAAATCTAGAAATTTTAAAGGTGAAAGTGAGTGATTTCTAAAGCCGGCATAAAGTTTGCAGAAGTTCACAAACAGAAAGTTAAGTGTCATTCATCACATTACCAGAGTAAAACTGCTAATCATGAATCCTAGCCACAAAACAATTCCAGGAATTAAACCCAGCATTTGAGTTCTTCATCAAACTTGAAGAAGAGCATCAAGCCTGTCTTTGCAACAGTCAACCACAAGAAATGGAGCTAGCACATTTCGGTGACACTTCAAAAATCCCTGGAGTCCaaaatatggaggtttccaacaTCAGTTTGTCTGATCGCATACAATGTAGCACTTTTCCAGAaagtatctatttaaaaaaagaaaagcttttaccATTTGAAAGGTCACTGTCTAAGGCAATGATTTACAAGCAATGGTGCTGGGAAAGGTTGAAAAATAAGCACACTTACTCTACCCAGTGAAAAACACTGTAGTtcaccataaagaaaaagaagtttttagTTCTGTTCCACAAATTCTCCAAGTTGTTTCCACTCGGGAAAACTCATCACAGTTcaggacttaaaattttttttaatcacaaaaataactgcaaatgaaattgaaaaggaCACTGGCATAGCAGAAAGTAGTCCCATATCAGTGCACTTGTGGAGAAGTTCCCTCATTTCACTTACACTTAACTAGgtcattttaaacaaacaaacataaaccccacaaagcaaaaagacaaaactccaGGATGTTAGCATGCAAATACTTCAATGGAAAGAATTTTTGTAGAGGTAAAATGTCACTTCAAAAAGCACAACGCAGAGCCACGCGTGTCTGAGCACACTGCTTCATTATATTCCTAAATCCAGCCAGTGATGGCTCAAACCATggttccctctgcccagagagTTTAGCCCTGTATTCAGGTTGTAAGTGGGAGTGATGTCTGTGTAAAAAGACTGGGAAGATCAGATGACAAGCAACAAAGCGAGTCCATGAAGACGCCAAGTGTGATCCAAGTTTACGAGATGCACAACCCTTTTCCACGGGTTCTTAGTTATATGAGAAATCAGATACGGCGAAATAATCAGAAAGCGCAACATAAGAGTAAGTCTGGGACCCATAAAGTGTACTTACTCGTATTTGgagagaaacataaataaaaatatcgaTAGCCTTCCAAAAAGGCAAGCGTGTCCCTACTAAGCTTAATTCGAAGCACAGGACTTCTCTCTAGTGATAATTAAAAGGCGAGTACTTTGGAGCAGCAACAACTCCCATCTAACTAGCAATAGCGATTTTTCTCAGGAACCAAAAGACACCATCCAAATTGCAATATACACCTCTAATTCAACATAATTAAAGGAGATTTTTAGAAGGTGTGATAGGCATCCTCTGTACTCACTGAAACAGTGTCACTAAAAACGTGTGTGTCACTGGGGGGTGGATAGCATATAGATAGAGAAGCTAGTGAGTGGGAATACAGAAGGGATGAGGTGCTCAAAGCCACTTTGCTGCCTCTTCCTTGCTTCTCACTTCTCCCACGCCCCCCCTCCCCTGGTCGTGATGAccaattttaaaatgccaaaccAGTTTTGAAAAactagcaaacaaacaaaaacggaaAGAGTGTGACTAGGGTTACTCCCACAGCACCCCTAAACGATTTTCGTGCAACAGCAAAGCAGTGGGGATgtaatagcagcagcagcagcaaatctCCCTCCAACATCCCCACCCGTGATACAGTACCTCCAGATCTGCCCGAGCTGCAAGATGTGGATGAGTGACTGCAGGAGCCAGATGCAGAAGGAGCAGGACGCAGACCTGTGTTTGCCGCCGGCCCGGCTGCTGGCGGCGGTGATGTTGCTCTTGCTGGCGTTGGATGCTTGCCTTTGCGGCGTGGAAGGACGAGCCTCGCCTTCCGCGGCTGCAGACCCGCTGCTGACCACTGTCTTGCAATCCGCTCCAGGCTGCGGGTAGCtggaggcggcggcggctgtGGCGCTGTCCTCGGTGCTGAAATCGTGCACAAACCAGCGGAAGCTAAACACTTGCACCGAGAGCGAGCCGAGCACCACGAAGAAGAGCGTAAGCCCGAACCACCAGCGCTGGCCGCGCAAGTAGTAGTCCACGGCGAGCCAGATGTCCGTGCCCACGTCCGCGAAGTACACGGCCACGGCGGCCAGGATCCAGAGGCAGTCCCACAGCGAGTAGCGCCGCTGCTCCCTGCCCAGGCGCAGGCACAGCGCCGCTGagcccgccccgccgccgccgccgccgccgccgccggggccgCCCGAGCCCCCGGAGCCGCCGCCCGAGCCGCCGCTCCCGgcgcagcagcagcaacagcagcgcGAGCAGCCGCCGCCGTCCCGGCAGCAGCCGCCCCCCGCCGCCTCCTCGTCCTCGGCTCCCGACCCCGACGGCAAGCCCGAAGCCAATCCCTGCACCGAGCCCGAGTGGTCGGAGTTCTGCAGCGGGGTGAACGCCACGTCGCTGCTCTTCTTCATTTTCAGCCTCCCGTCTGATTTAGCGGCCATGATGCCTCCGAAGCGGAGGAGCGCCCTCCTTTATGTGACACCTTTCCGCGCTGTCTCCTCCTCCCGCCACCTCCTCGCCTCGCCCTGGCTTCCCTCTCTGGCGACGCggctcccctcctcctgctcctgcgCCGGCTCGCCTGCCGCctgccgcccgccgcccgccgccgccgcccgccgcccgccgggcTGGGCGCTGGGCCGGGCTAGCGGCGCGCCCGGAGCCGGCAGGAGCGCCGCCTGGCTGCCTGCGCGGAGCCAAGCTGCTCGCGGCGCCCGGCGCGCGCCCCGGCCCGCCGCCCGCGCTGCTCGCTGTCCCGGCCCCGCGGCTGCCGcccgagccgccgccgccgccagcagcaggagcagcagcggCCGCCGCCGCGCTCCTCAGACCTGCacattcctctcctcccctcgCGCGCGCTCCCTCCTCCCGCTTCCTCTCCTCCACCAGCTGACTCCGAGGGAGAGGATGACCTCATCCCTTCTCTTCCAGCTGCCGCCGCTCCCACCCCGGCTCGGGAGGggcgagggaggaggaggagggccccGGAGGAGGGGCGGGGACCGGGAAGCGCGGCTGGATGCGGGGTGGGGGCGGCCGGTCCccggggccgggggagggagggggaggcggtCTCGGGCCCTAGCTCTCGGGACTCCGGAGCGCGCCGGCTGGCTTGGACCgaccctgggggaggggcgggagcgCGCGG
It contains:
- the LOC125128685 gene encoding XK-related protein 4-like gives rise to the protein MAAKSDGRLKMKKSSDVAFTPLQNSDHSGSVQGLASGLPSGSGAEDEEAAGGGCCRDGGGCSRCCCCCCAGSGGSGGGSGGSGGPGGGGGGGGGAGSAALCLRLGREQRRYSLWDCLWILAAVAVYFADVGTDIWLAVDYYLRGQRWWFGLTLFFVVLGSLSVQVFSFRWFVHDFSTEDSATAAAASSYPQPGADCKTVVSSGSAAAEGEARPSTPQRQASNASKSNITAASSRAGGKHRSASCSFCIWLLQSLIHILQLGQIWRYFHTIYLGIRSRQSGENDRWRFYWKMVYEYADVSMLHLLATFLESAPQLVLQLCIIVQTHRLQALQACVDPASSS